The Salinispora tropica CNB-440 genome has a window encoding:
- a CDS encoding polymorphic toxin-type HINT domain-containing protein, which yields MSFGPRRTFDRSAQPSRRAPLLRTGTVRSLVAAAMVGVLALGLGGGGVSGLSPLPVAGDEAGRRAAAGAPAQKWSSAATGSDHVARGRVNRELPTTQRGRHPLHRLAQEPKSVVNKASVEQPPAGEAKGFDQKTSREQPAERDANQRVYHNADGTQTVEFSSAPINYQTSDGNWAPIDSSLVPSSDGGWQNAADATQVRLAPRSDAGDLVRLIFDEDIEFGYSVADAAGTVGQVTGDAIVYPGVRPEMDLRLEPRPGGVKETLVLHSATAPTSYLFPLHLRDLTARLVDGQVVLTDKAGVQRGVIPPGYMVDAGEGDRGPATSTGVRYELVNVDDQPALRLTLDSAWLSDPDRRFPVEVDPTVGPPVTSEGADSSMYVHGSSSTSGGQELLVGRASGSNAAAYLTFNGLVDQLRDQTIHGAALSVVNYDAASCKPRKITVHPVTESWTAGTGHSYPGPSVGSSLASRSFAHGYIGLGQSQSACPAANEMFDLGTAGRDLVQRWVNGEQANNGLSLRAPTTDSSAWKRLAGTGTANAPTLYITHSPYNAEYAIPNPTPEPPVLRNQDGNVQVTVTNRGSEDWTPANYYLAYRVYNAQTGEAVTQQRSASLPSTLARGATVTLDASVKRLEPATYFLDFTMVRTGGAVFTDHQVPPGRIVLQVFDVPPVVQELYPPNGYQAPTLNPLLWAQAVDTDAPPGATLSFKFEVCDRTDDGGETNCTDSGYLDEHAWVIPDGRLSWGESYLWRAYVRDGANEVRSPDSVLLTSVPQPDVLSRIARSPDAERGRDFDTQVGNVSTSAIDVTAMTVGPELNLLRTYNSLDPRPSAVFGAGWSSRYDMKLTPDDDGSGNVVIRYPDGQEVRFGRNSDGTYVAPSGRVARLTLDDTGWKLRDRSGTTYEFSLTGKLVRITDKMARSVKLVYDVFSGKLARAQVANSFTNTAGRALHFSWTDDHITAVKTDAIDGAPLTWTYSYSGDLLTKVCSPTDACTSYEYAEGSHYRTAVLDARPDSYYRLGESEGTAAASDVAINLGKDSATYHHVTLAQPGVIEGVGDTAASFNGASSHVELPKGLVKKSRDTAVELWFKVGKTQTGGPLIGYQDKALDSAATNGVPILYTGIDGRLRGQLAGGTIAPISSTVPVNDGKWHHVVLSAMGNVQTMYLDGVKVGERTGQTIEHSLLTFNQVGAASATTPGSWPGWGWTARRYFAGTIDEVAVYSHPIGPKTAAAHFEYAKPAAQQLTKITLPSGKVASEVVYDTATDRVKEYTDENGGTWKIGQPAIYGGDDDLRRSVQLLDPANRPHLYEYDALTGQMLRSGIPLGLETRREDQPGEPTPSPGPPPGETCTEPDPIDPAFCTIIPDDSGGPVFVEHPLDGMAIRSYSYDEKGYQTKVTNENGDSVEMTYDSKGRLTTRKNCRTTSECHTRYFTYSATITDRLDPRVDLVVESRDSRSSSPTDNQYRTTFEYAIDGQLTRQTNPDGSTVRHTYTFGAEVAVGGGNPPAGLIKTSTDARGKVTRFVYYSNGDLARVTEPGGLVSEYTYDTLGRQLTEKIVSDSHPEGVTTTFTYDDHSRVKTVTGPVVTEEISGAEHQARTTNEYDADGNVTEVTVADLLGEDPERIVTTEYDEYNRPVRMIDAEGNEESYEYDRFGNRTSMVDANDNRYDWAYTAQNKVAEVRLRGWRSDPDGIPAPDTGDYLVLHAYSYDHAGRLASDTDAMGRRLEYTYYRDDRLHAITMKDFRDQDGTTRDYVVEERQYDAAGNLTLKKEANGTRTSEFMYDRAGKLLTSVLDPTGLTRTETMAYDLNGNVTRTTRSGKASNVPWVVPVVTETVDYTYDDDGNLLTEKVTAGSETRTTSYTYDQRGLRLSATDPRGNVSGADKAAFTTTYEYDELGRQVSSTGPAAAAESDGGEPVTTRAEVAFSYNTFGEQVAARDPRGQISHVEYDKLGRPVRTLAPAYLPPGVSEQIIPETRQSYDGLGNVVEAIRPSGTTKFTYDQLNRLVARDDPASTNDDRAVTHYTYTRVGEVLSVTDPTGARIESTYDDLDRQITQTRVERQPTPRNLVTQMAYDDYGNLTSVVSPSGATTVNAYDSVGDMIRTTAPTGESMVFGYDYAGRQIRASDGLGRTVSIEYDRFGDRASDASLDADGTLLRRQTYEYDEASNMISSTDPYGTVTRYEYDALSRLRKQIEPVTDKKSITTTFGYDVAGNRTRYTDGRGNSTTYTYNTLGLPESTIEPATTAHPAVADRTWTVGYDAEGQAVRLSAPGDVSRQRTYDAGGRLTAETGSGGDTATTARELSYDLVGRPTSVSAPGGANSYTYNDQGALLSTAGPSGTASFTYDDDGRMTTRTDLTGTSAFDYVKGRLDTITDSITGQAQRLSYDAAGEVETVDYGGGRIRTFGYDDFGRVASDTVQNSAGSTVASVTYGFDLNGHLTGKKTTGTAGAGDNSYTYDKAGRLTSWTNPEGTVAYEWDDSGNRISAGSKTATFDERNRLLSDGDYTYAYTARGTLSTRTSSGLSEQYSFDAFDRLTEADEQTYTYDGLDRVTSRTGTTFTYAGFGDEVVHDGVEYFARGPGGELLATGQGNNERLSLTDVHGDVVAAFDPANTELAALNDSTAYDPFGQKIDSVGDTGNLGFQGDWTDPDTGQVDMGARWYDPGTGSFTSRDSVTYAAGDSILANRYGYGAGAPLDFYDPDGHWPSFVKKASSWVSNKWKSAKEAVGRTWNSAKSWGSRLWENARTWVTNQYNRVKSALTAAKTWVSDKIHAVKNKAREGYAAYQDGKLGDWAKEQARAAAHEVKAKVTRAAKAAQEKLVKFTKLPVVQALTKPLIAAKELVSAGVKVAASVVSVTAQAIKDPEKFREKLLNAAAEKVAPLVEGVTDVWDKSTQFVEDHAAEIAGIAAGVAVGVGCGMAIGWTGVGAVACGALAGAVGSAVTGSVIGKRGSDLLGEVATGAAFGAVGGALGPIAGRAIGAGVRALGGGLRAAGNVGGNLLASGGRAISAGASKVRSLAGRQFNRGCRTNSFTSATRVLLADGSRRAISEVRIGDRVLATDPTTGRTEARVVTALIVGAGSKDLVEITVDTDGDAGDQTAKLTATDGHPFWEYGDGRWVEARDLEPGYEFETADHRPATVVAVRKWTEHQQVYNLTVDGLHTYYVVAGSTPVLVHNCTILGAGAPKAGNTAVVGRLEDTAVARDWASHDVLNIPDWTITKNDAWVNAVIKNKQDVYVASPLTHRNLWDAANGRQTVLARELKMLTGAGYKWDGDYLRPPRS from the coding sequence ATGTCCTTTGGTCCTCGACGTACGTTCGACCGGTCGGCACAGCCGTCGAGGCGTGCTCCGCTGCTGCGCACGGGCACGGTGCGTTCTCTCGTCGCTGCTGCCATGGTTGGCGTACTCGCTCTCGGTTTGGGCGGCGGCGGGGTGAGTGGTCTGTCGCCGCTGCCCGTTGCAGGAGACGAGGCCGGGCGCAGGGCAGCGGCTGGGGCGCCTGCCCAGAAGTGGAGTTCGGCGGCGACCGGAAGCGACCACGTTGCCCGGGGCCGGGTCAATCGGGAGCTGCCGACCACACAGCGCGGCCGCCACCCGCTGCATCGCTTGGCGCAGGAGCCGAAGTCAGTCGTCAACAAGGCCAGCGTGGAGCAGCCGCCGGCGGGTGAGGCAAAGGGCTTCGACCAGAAGACCAGTCGCGAGCAGCCGGCCGAGCGTGACGCCAACCAGCGGGTCTACCACAACGCCGATGGCACCCAGACCGTCGAATTCTCGTCCGCGCCGATCAACTACCAGACGTCAGACGGTAACTGGGCACCGATTGACAGCAGTCTGGTGCCCAGCAGTGACGGTGGTTGGCAGAACGCGGCGGACGCGACCCAGGTCCGACTGGCTCCTCGGTCTGACGCGGGCGATCTCGTCCGGTTGATCTTCGACGAGGACATCGAGTTCGGCTACAGCGTCGCCGACGCCGCCGGGACGGTCGGGCAGGTCACTGGTGACGCGATTGTCTATCCCGGTGTTCGACCGGAGATGGATCTGCGCTTGGAACCGCGTCCCGGCGGGGTCAAGGAAACTCTCGTTCTGCACTCCGCCACCGCTCCGACCTCGTATCTCTTTCCGCTTCACCTACGCGACCTGACCGCCCGGCTCGTTGACGGGCAGGTCGTACTGACCGACAAAGCCGGCGTGCAACGGGGGGTCATTCCGCCCGGGTACATGGTGGATGCCGGTGAGGGCGATCGCGGGCCTGCCACCTCCACCGGCGTGCGCTACGAACTCGTCAACGTTGACGATCAACCCGCGCTGCGACTGACGCTGGACTCGGCGTGGTTGAGCGATCCGGATCGTCGGTTCCCGGTCGAGGTTGACCCGACGGTGGGTCCGCCGGTGACCAGCGAGGGCGCGGACAGCAGCATGTACGTGCACGGCAGCAGCTCCACCTCTGGAGGCCAGGAGCTGCTGGTGGGACGCGCCAGTGGGTCCAACGCGGCGGCGTACCTCACGTTCAACGGGCTGGTTGACCAGCTACGTGATCAAACTATCCACGGGGCCGCCCTGTCCGTGGTCAACTACGACGCGGCCTCCTGCAAGCCACGGAAGATCACTGTCCACCCGGTCACCGAGTCGTGGACCGCGGGCACCGGCCACTCGTACCCCGGTCCGTCGGTGGGTAGCTCACTCGCCAGCCGCTCGTTCGCGCATGGCTACATCGGCCTGGGGCAGTCCCAGTCGGCGTGCCCGGCGGCCAACGAGATGTTCGACCTTGGTACGGCCGGGCGGGACCTGGTACAGCGGTGGGTGAACGGTGAACAGGCCAACAACGGTCTGTCGTTGCGGGCCCCGACGACTGACTCCTCGGCTTGGAAGCGGCTTGCCGGTACCGGTACCGCCAACGCGCCAACGCTGTACATCACCCACTCGCCCTACAACGCCGAGTACGCGATCCCGAACCCGACCCCGGAGCCGCCCGTCCTGCGTAACCAGGACGGCAACGTGCAGGTGACCGTCACCAACCGGGGCTCCGAGGACTGGACGCCCGCGAACTACTACCTCGCCTACCGGGTCTACAACGCCCAGACGGGAGAGGCCGTTACCCAGCAGCGGTCGGCAAGCCTGCCGTCGACCCTCGCCCGCGGCGCCACGGTCACCCTCGACGCCTCGGTGAAACGGCTGGAACCGGCAACGTACTTCCTCGACTTCACCATGGTGCGTACCGGCGGCGCCGTCTTCACCGATCACCAGGTCCCGCCGGGCCGGATCGTGCTCCAGGTCTTCGACGTGCCACCGGTGGTGCAGGAGCTGTACCCACCGAACGGGTACCAGGCCCCCACCCTGAACCCGCTGCTGTGGGCGCAAGCCGTGGACACCGACGCCCCGCCCGGGGCAACTCTCAGCTTCAAGTTCGAGGTCTGTGATCGTACCGACGACGGCGGGGAAACCAATTGCACGGACTCCGGCTACCTCGACGAACACGCGTGGGTGATCCCGGACGGTCGCCTGTCCTGGGGCGAGTCCTACCTGTGGCGTGCCTACGTCAGGGACGGCGCCAACGAGGTGCGCTCCCCCGACTCGGTGTTACTTACCTCCGTGCCCCAACCGGACGTGCTCTCCCGGATCGCCAGATCGCCAGACGCCGAACGGGGGCGTGATTTCGACACCCAGGTCGGCAACGTCAGTACCTCGGCGATCGACGTCACGGCCATGACCGTTGGGCCGGAGCTGAATCTGCTCCGCACGTACAACAGCCTCGACCCGCGTCCGTCCGCGGTCTTCGGCGCCGGCTGGTCCAGTCGGTACGACATGAAGCTGACGCCGGACGATGACGGCTCCGGCAACGTGGTGATCCGTTACCCGGACGGGCAGGAGGTACGGTTCGGGCGGAACTCCGACGGGACGTACGTCGCGCCGTCGGGTCGGGTGGCCCGGCTGACCCTCGATGACACGGGCTGGAAGCTGCGCGACCGCTCCGGCACCACCTACGAGTTTTCCCTGACCGGCAAGTTGGTCAGGATCACTGACAAGATGGCCCGGTCGGTCAAGCTGGTGTACGACGTCTTCTCCGGCAAGTTGGCACGGGCGCAGGTCGCGAACAGCTTTACCAACACCGCGGGCCGAGCGCTCCACTTCTCGTGGACCGACGACCATATCACCGCCGTCAAGACCGACGCGATTGACGGCGCCCCGCTGACCTGGACCTACTCCTACAGCGGCGATCTGCTCACCAAGGTGTGCTCGCCGACGGACGCCTGCACCAGCTACGAGTACGCGGAGGGCTCGCACTACCGTACCGCCGTGCTCGATGCCCGCCCGGACTCGTACTACCGACTCGGGGAGAGTGAGGGCACCGCGGCGGCCAGCGACGTCGCGATTAACCTGGGCAAGGACTCCGCCACCTATCACCACGTGACCCTTGCCCAACCTGGTGTGATCGAGGGCGTCGGTGACACCGCGGCCTCCTTCAACGGCGCCTCCTCCCATGTGGAGCTCCCCAAGGGCCTGGTGAAAAAGAGTCGTGACACCGCTGTCGAGCTCTGGTTCAAGGTCGGCAAGACCCAGACCGGTGGCCCGCTGATCGGCTACCAGGACAAGGCCCTCGACTCCGCTGCCACCAACGGGGTGCCGATCCTCTACACCGGCATCGACGGCCGCCTGCGTGGTCAGCTCGCCGGAGGCACCATCGCACCGATTTCCTCCACCGTTCCTGTCAACGACGGCAAGTGGCACCACGTCGTACTGTCCGCCATGGGCAACGTCCAGACCATGTATCTGGACGGCGTCAAGGTCGGCGAGCGGACCGGGCAGACCATCGAACACTCGCTGCTGACGTTCAACCAGGTCGGTGCCGCTTCGGCTACGACGCCCGGCTCGTGGCCGGGCTGGGGGTGGACGGCTCGGCGGTACTTCGCCGGCACGATCGACGAGGTCGCCGTCTACTCGCATCCCATTGGCCCGAAGACCGCCGCGGCACACTTCGAGTACGCGAAGCCCGCCGCACAGCAGCTCACCAAGATCACGCTGCCCAGCGGTAAGGTCGCCAGCGAGGTTGTCTACGACACCGCCACCGACCGGGTCAAGGAATACACCGACGAGAACGGTGGTACATGGAAGATCGGTCAGCCGGCCATCTACGGCGGCGACGACGATCTCCGCCGGAGTGTCCAGCTCCTGGACCCGGCCAACCGTCCGCACCTCTACGAGTATGACGCGCTGACCGGGCAGATGTTGCGCTCCGGCATTCCGCTCGGCCTGGAAACCCGGCGGGAGGACCAGCCGGGTGAGCCAACTCCGTCGCCGGGTCCTCCGCCCGGTGAGACGTGCACGGAACCGGACCCTATCGACCCTGCCTTCTGCACCATCATTCCGGACGACTCCGGTGGGCCGGTCTTCGTCGAGCATCCGCTCGACGGCATGGCGATCCGCAGCTACTCGTACGACGAAAAGGGCTACCAGACCAAGGTCACCAACGAAAACGGTGACTCGGTGGAGATGACCTACGACAGCAAGGGTCGCCTGACGACCCGTAAGAACTGCCGTACCACCTCTGAGTGCCATACCCGCTACTTCACCTACTCCGCCACCATCACCGACCGGCTGGACCCGCGGGTGGACCTGGTCGTCGAGTCGAGGGACAGCCGGTCGAGCAGCCCCACCGACAATCAGTACCGCACCACCTTCGAATACGCGATAGACGGTCAGCTAACCCGGCAGACCAACCCGGACGGAAGCACCGTCAGGCACACGTACACCTTCGGTGCCGAAGTCGCCGTTGGCGGCGGGAATCCACCGGCCGGCCTGATCAAGACCAGTACCGACGCCCGTGGCAAGGTCACCCGCTTCGTCTACTACAGCAACGGAGACCTTGCCCGGGTCACCGAGCCAGGCGGTCTGGTCAGCGAGTACACCTATGACACACTCGGCCGGCAACTCACCGAGAAGATTGTCTCGGACTCCCACCCCGAGGGTGTCACCACCACCTTCACCTACGACGATCACTCCCGGGTCAAGACCGTCACTGGCCCGGTAGTCACCGAGGAGATCTCCGGTGCGGAGCATCAGGCGCGCACCACCAACGAGTACGACGCGGACGGCAACGTCACCGAGGTAACCGTCGCCGACCTGCTCGGCGAGGATCCGGAGCGAATCGTCACCACCGAGTACGACGAGTACAACCGCCCGGTGCGGATGATCGACGCTGAAGGCAACGAGGAGAGCTACGAGTACGACCGGTTCGGCAACCGGACATCCATGGTGGATGCCAACGACAACCGGTACGACTGGGCGTACACGGCTCAGAACAAGGTCGCCGAGGTGCGGTTGCGCGGCTGGCGCAGCGACCCGGATGGCATACCCGCCCCGGACACCGGCGACTATCTGGTGTTGCACGCCTACTCGTACGACCACGCGGGTCGACTCGCCAGCGACACCGACGCGATGGGTCGTCGCCTGGAGTACACGTACTACCGGGACGACCGCCTGCACGCCATCACGATGAAGGACTTCCGGGACCAGGACGGAACCACGCGTGACTATGTGGTCGAGGAACGCCAGTACGACGCGGCCGGCAACCTCACCCTCAAGAAGGAAGCTAACGGCACCCGGACGAGCGAGTTCATGTACGACCGGGCGGGCAAGCTCCTCACCAGCGTTCTGGATCCGACCGGGCTGACCCGGACCGAGACCATGGCGTACGACCTCAACGGCAACGTGACGCGGACGACCCGCAGCGGCAAGGCCTCCAATGTGCCGTGGGTCGTGCCGGTTGTCACGGAAACCGTTGACTACACCTACGACGATGATGGCAACCTGCTGACCGAGAAGGTGACGGCAGGCAGCGAGACCCGGACGACCAGCTACACGTATGACCAGCGGGGCTTGCGACTGAGCGCCACCGACCCCCGGGGCAACGTGAGCGGTGCTGACAAGGCCGCCTTCACCACCACCTACGAATACGACGAACTCGGCCGGCAGGTCAGCTCGACCGGCCCGGCGGCGGCGGCGGAGAGCGACGGCGGCGAGCCCGTCACGACCCGCGCCGAGGTCGCGTTCAGCTATAACACCTTCGGCGAGCAGGTCGCCGCGCGTGACCCACGCGGGCAGATCTCCCACGTCGAGTACGACAAACTCGGCCGTCCGGTGCGCACCCTAGCCCCGGCCTACCTGCCGCCGGGAGTCTCCGAGCAGATCATCCCGGAAACCCGACAGAGCTACGACGGGCTGGGCAACGTTGTCGAGGCAATCCGTCCGAGTGGCACCACCAAGTTCACCTACGACCAGCTCAACCGTCTTGTCGCCCGGGACGATCCGGCATCGACCAACGATGACCGGGCGGTGACCCACTACACGTACACCCGCGTCGGCGAAGTGCTGTCGGTCACCGACCCGACCGGTGCTCGGATCGAATCCACCTACGATGATCTGGACCGCCAGATCACGCAGACCCGCGTGGAACGGCAACCGACGCCCCGGAACCTCGTCACCCAGATGGCCTACGACGACTACGGCAATCTGACCTCGGTCGTGTCGCCGTCGGGTGCGACGACGGTCAACGCCTACGACAGCGTGGGCGACATGATCCGGACCACCGCGCCTACTGGCGAGTCGATGGTCTTCGGCTACGACTACGCGGGCCGGCAGATCCGCGCCTCCGACGGACTGGGCCGCACCGTCAGTATCGAGTACGACCGGTTTGGCGACCGCGCCAGCGATGCCAGCCTGGACGCGGACGGGACACTGCTTCGCCGCCAGACGTACGAATACGACGAGGCAAGCAACATGATCTCGTCAACGGATCCGTACGGCACCGTCACCCGGTACGAGTACGACGCGTTGAGCCGGCTACGCAAACAGATCGAACCGGTGACCGACAAAAAGTCGATCACCACCACCTTCGGCTACGACGTCGCCGGCAACCGGACCCGCTACACCGACGGCCGGGGTAACTCGACCACCTACACGTACAACACGCTCGGCCTGCCGGAGTCGACGATCGAACCGGCGACGACCGCCCACCCGGCGGTGGCCGACCGCACCTGGACTGTCGGCTACGACGCCGAAGGTCAGGCGGTCCGGTTGAGCGCACCGGGCGACGTCAGCCGGCAGCGGACCTACGACGCCGGCGGCCGGCTCACCGCCGAGACCGGATCAGGTGGCGACACCGCGACCACCGCGCGGGAACTCAGCTACGACCTGGTGGGACGGCCCACCAGCGTGAGCGCCCCGGGCGGTGCCAATAGCTATACCTACAACGACCAGGGGGCGCTGCTCTCCACCGCCGGCCCGTCCGGCACCGCCAGCTTCACCTACGACGACGACGGTCGGATGACGACCCGGACTGACTTGACCGGGACATCCGCCTTCGACTACGTCAAGGGTCGGCTCGACACGATCACCGACTCGATCACCGGCCAGGCACAGCGGCTGAGCTACGACGCCGCCGGCGAGGTGGAGACGGTCGATTACGGCGGCGGCCGGATTCGCACCTTCGGGTACGACGACTTTGGTCGGGTCGCCAGCGACACTGTGCAGAACAGCGCCGGCTCCACCGTCGCCTCAGTGACCTACGGCTTCGACCTGAACGGTCACCTGACCGGGAAGAAGACCACGGGCACCGCGGGCGCGGGCGACAACTCCTACACGTACGACAAGGCGGGCCGGCTCACCTCGTGGACCAACCCGGAGGGCACGGTCGCGTACGAGTGGGACGACAGCGGTAACCGGATCAGCGCCGGGTCGAAGACCGCTACGTTCGACGAGCGAAACCGTCTGCTCTCCGATGGCGACTACACCTATGCCTACACCGCCCGCGGCACCCTGAGCACCCGGACCAGCTCCGGCCTGTCCGAGCAGTACTCGTTCGACGCGTTCGACCGGCTCACCGAGGCCGACGAGCAGACCTACACCTACGACGGCCTGGACCGGGTGACCTCCCGTACCGGGACGACCTTCACCTACGCCGGCTTCGGGGATGAGGTGGTCCACGACGGGGTGGAGTACTTCGCTCGCGGACCGGGCGGAGAACTGCTCGCCACCGGCCAGGGCAACAACGAACGGCTGTCCCTGACCGACGTGCACGGCGATGTCGTGGCCGCCTTCGACCCGGCCAACACCGAGCTCGCCGCACTCAACGACTCGACTGCCTACGACCCGTTCGGTCAAAAGATCGACAGCGTCGGCGACACCGGCAACCTGGGCTTCCAGGGTGACTGGACCGATCCAGACACCGGCCAGGTCGACATGGGTGCCCGCTGGTACGACCCCGGTACCGGTTCGTTCACCTCGCGGGACAGCGTCACCTACGCCGCTGGGGATTCGATTCTGGCCAACCGGTACGGCTACGGTGCTGGCGCCCCACTCGACTTCTACGACCCCGACGGCCACTGGCCCAGCTTTGTCAAGAAAGCAAGTAGCTGGGTATCCAACAAGTGGAAGTCCGCCAAGGAGGCTGTGGGCCGGACGTGGAATTCTGCAAAGAGCTGGGGGTCCAGGCTGTGGGAGAATGCACGCACCTGGGTTACGAATCAGTACAACCGTGTGAAATCAGCCCTTACCGCAGCGAAGACCTGGGTTAGCGATAAGATCCACGCGGTTAAGAACAAGGCGAGAGAGGGCTACGCGGCCTACCAGGACGGCAAGCTCGGCGACTGGGCGAAGGAACAGGCCAGGGCCGCCGCACATGAAGTCAAGGCCAAGGTTACGCGGGCAGCCAAGGCAGCGCAGGAAAAGCTGGTCAAATTCACCAAACTGCCGGTTGTTCAAGCGCTGACAAAACCTCTGATCGCAGCAAAAGAACTGGTTTCTGCCGGCGTCAAAGTCGCGGCCAGTGTCGTCTCGGTCACCGCCCAGGCCATCAAGGACCCGGAAAAGTTCCGAGAGAAGCTCCTGAACGCGGCAGCGGAGAAAGTAGCGCCGCTGGTCGAGGGCGTAACTGACGTATGGGACAAGTCAACCCAGTTCGTCGAGGACCATGCCGCCGAGATCGCCGGCATCGCGGCCGGCGTCGCAGTCGGTGTTGGCTGCGGTATGGCGATCGGCTGGACCGGCGTCGGTGCGGTGGCGTGTGGTGCCCTCGCGGGTGCGGTCGGCTCGGCCGTCACCGGCAGCGTGATCGGAAAGCGCGGCTCGGACCTGCTCGGCGAGGTGGCGACGGGTGCTGCGTTCGGTGCGGTCGGCGGCGCCCTCGGCCCCATCGCCGGCCGAGCGATCGGCGCCGGAGTCCGCGCCCTCGGCGGCGGCCTGCGGGCGGCCGGCAACGTCGGCGGAAATCTCCTGGCTTCTGGCGGCAGAGCAATCAGCGCTGGTGCGTCGAAGGTCCGTAGTCTCGCCGGACGCCAATTTAACAGGGGCTGCCGGACCAACAGCTTCACTTCGGCTACCAGAGTCTTGCTGGCCGACGGTAGTCGTAGAGCGATCAGTGAGGTCCGTATCGGTGACCGGGTACTCGCCACCGACCCCACCACCGGCCGTACCGAGGCGCGTGTCGTCACCGCGTTGATCGTAGGTGCCGGTAGTAAGGACCTGGTCGAGATCACTGTCGACACCGATGGTGATGCGGGCGACCAAACCGCGAAGCTCACCGCCACCGACGGTCACCCCTTCTGGGAGTACGGCGACGGTCGTTGGGTCGAGGCGAGGGATCTCGAACCCGGGTATGAGTTTGAAACCGCGGACCACCGGCCGGCCACGGTGGTGGCCGTCCGTAAGTGGACTGAGCACCAGCAGGTCTACAACCTCACCGTTGACGGCCTCCACACGTACTATGTGGTAGCCGGTAGTACACCGGTGTTGGTCCACAACTGCACAATCCTTGGTGCTGGAGCTCCGAAGGCAGGAAACACTGCAGTTGTCGGTCGTCTTGAGGACACTGCCGTGGCCCGCGACTGGGCGAGCCACGATGTTCTCAACATCCCGGACTGGACCATCACAAAGAATGATGCATGGGTGAATGCGGTTATTAAGAATAAGCAGGATGTGTACGTCGCATCCCCACTGACACACCGAAACCTGTGGGACGCGGCTAATGGTCGACAGACCGTCTTGGCTCGGGAACTGAAAATGCTGACAGGCGCTGGCTACAAGTGGGATGGGGACTATCTGCGCCCCCCAAGGAGTTGA